CCCGTGAACAGCTGGACGGTTTTAACCTGGTCAGGCTGGAGAGCGGGGTAAAGGAACAGCCGGTAAATATATAATTGACTGCACTGCGAAAAGCCCGGATTCAAGCAATTGTTGTCTATATATAGCTAATAGATAATATAGCTAATAGATAGTTTTGGCGGTTATGCAAGGTCTGACTTGATAACCCTCGTTTTTATGTACTATTGACGTATATAAAAAATAAGGCCATATTTAAACAATAAAGACATAACCGAACGTCGGTAGTGAGTGGGGCATATAATAAGGTATAGCGGAAAATTAAAAAGTAAAAGATTAAAAAGTAAATGAAAGTAAATGTTTACTCGTTTTTACTTTAAATTGACACGTGGATGGTGTAAAAGATATAATTATTGTTGTTTATTAAGAAAACTTTCAGTTGAAAACAAATAAAATTAAAATAAAATGAGACAACCCCAGGGCTTTATTAATTGTTTACTGCTTCAGGAGGTAGTTGTATTAATGACACGGTTATTCGGCACCGATGGCGTACGCGGTGTTGCCAACAAAGATCTTACCCCCGAGCTGGCTTATAGATTAGGCAGGGCCGGGGCATGTGCGCTGGCGGAAGGCGGTGCGCCGGGGCGACTGGTAGTGGGCCGGGACACCCGGATCTCCGGGGATATGCTGGAAGCGGCTCTGTCCGCCGGTATCTGCTCGGCCGGTGTGGATGTATTGACAGTGGGAGTTATTCCCACTCCCGCTATAGCACTGTTAACCGGGGAGTTGGATGCCGCCGGGGGCGTGGTGATATCAGCCTCGCACAATCCCGTGGAGGATAATGGCATAAAATTTTTCGGTCCCAGCGGTTATAAACTGACTGACGACAAGGAGCAGCAGATTGAAAAGCTGCTGCAAAACGGAGATGCCGGGTTACCTTCGCCGGTGGGGGCCGCCGTGGGACGGATACAAAGGGTGACGGATGCCGATGACCGTTATATTGCGTTCTTAAAAGGAACGATTGCCGGCGATCTCGGCGGGCTTAAAGTGGTGGTAGACTGTGCCAATGGCGCGGCTTACCGGGTGGCTCCCCGGGTGCTGGCTGAACTGGGGGCCGAGGTAACAGCTATTTTTAATACCCCGGACGGGGTGAATATTAACGCCGGATGCGGCTCCACCCACCCGGAAAAGCTGTGTGACGCGGTGGTCAGGCACGGAGCCGACCTGGGGCTGGCCCATGACGGGGATGCCGACCGGCTGATTGCCGTGGATCACCAGGGCAGACTGGTGGATGGGGATCAGATTATGGTTATTTGCGCCCGGCATTTGAAATCACAAAACCGTCTGCCCCAAAATACCGTGGCGGTTACGGTGATGAGTAACCTGGGCCTGCATTTGGCCAT
This genomic interval from Desulfoscipio sp. XC116 contains the following:
- the glmM gene encoding phosphoglucosamine mutase; translated protein: MTRLFGTDGVRGVANKDLTPELAYRLGRAGACALAEGGAPGRLVVGRDTRISGDMLEAALSAGICSAGVDVLTVGVIPTPAIALLTGELDAAGGVVISASHNPVEDNGIKFFGPSGYKLTDDKEQQIEKLLQNGDAGLPSPVGAAVGRIQRVTDADDRYIAFLKGTIAGDLGGLKVVVDCANGAAYRVAPRVLAELGAEVTAIFNTPDGVNINAGCGSTHPEKLCDAVVRHGADLGLAHDGDADRLIAVDHQGRLVDGDQIMVICARHLKSQNRLPQNTVAVTVMSNLGLHLAMREAGIEVLQTKVGDRYVLEELLHSGAVFGGEQSGHILFLEHSSTGDGLLTALQLLAVIKATGRSLAELAGQMERLPQLLENVRVADKHRVMTSSVLEQSIAEMERQLAGQGRILVRPSGTESLVRVMAEGRDMEQLRAVVGELVHIVEGL